The Collibacillus ludicampi region CACATCTTTGCGCACGCCGAGGAAATGGATCACGTTCTGCAGCCCCGCCTGTTGCACTTGCTTCTCCAGATCCTCGCGAAGCTCCCCGCCGCCGATCCATACGTAGTGTACGTCCGGCCACTGTTTGACGAGTTCGCGGATCGCTTGGATCAGGTAAATGTGTCCTTTGACCGGGTGCATTCGCGCGACCGTCCCGACAAGCACCGTATCCTGCGAAAGGTTCAGTTCGTCGCGCAGAGTGGAATGTTTGGCTCGCGACGGACGAACCGAAGGCAATTCGATCGCATTGTGGATGACGCTGATGCGGTCACTTGCGACTGTTTTGCGAAATTCCCTCTCCATCGCATGGGATACGAGTATGAAATGGTCGACATACCTTCCCGTCCATTCTTCCAGCCGCCCGAAGAGCCAACGTTTCCAGGCCACCGGGTAATCGAGCGCGAGGACGCTGTGCACCGTGGTGATCAGTTTGCAAGGCGTGCCTTCCAGCCTGTTGGCGATACGGCCGACCAGATTGGCGCGTACGCCGTGCGTATGAATGATCTCCGGGCGGAAGGTACGGATCAGGCGGCGCACCTCGGTTAGACCAGAGAGAATCAAATAGCTCTTCCCCGGTCCCAAAACGGTGACTGGGACATGATACTCACGGACGCGCGCAGCGAATTCCGCATCGTAAAAAACCGCTACGTGAGGCTTATATTGAGTTGGATCGAGGGACTTGACGAGACTGAGCAGGTGCTGCTCAGCACCACCAAATTCCCCGCCCCCGATGATATAAAGAATCCTCATGGGCACATCCACTGTATTCCGCCTCAGCTTTCATTAGTTCTCGTGTTCATTGTAACGGGGTGCGGTTCAATCGTCAAATCCCTTCTCTCTTGCGCCTCACTCGACTGTCAGGTAGCATAGGGAATTGAACGTACGATTGAAAATCAGTGCTTGGGTGGGTGTATCGCTTTGCGCTTGGGTTCGATGAAGGTCATTCCGCTCGAATTCCTTACAGAAGTTGCGGAACGACCTTCAACTCACCTCTACGCCGCAAAGCGATACAACCCACCCAAAAGCCACTTCGTTTCTTATGCGACCTTAATCCTCTCTTTACGCCAAGCAACTTTTCATACTTCGATTGAGCCATTTGTTGAATGAAACTCCCTTTGGCCGGGCGTAGTGCTTTGCGTGAGACAGCGACTTTGGAGATCGTCTCGCTTCCTTTTGGGCAGTAAGGGGTATATGCTTTGCGCGTAATATCGACTTTGAAGGTCGTCTCGCAACATTTGATCATATTCTGTACGAGACGACCTTCACGGAGCATGAGCGCAAAGCATATACCCCGTAAGACGACCTCCACGGAGCACGAACGCAAAGCATACGCCCGGTACAACACAGATGATCAATCGACCGTCCATACACTTACATTCCAGAGAGGAGGCAACTCCCATGATCCCATCGTATCGCACGATTCACGGCTACGGGGAAGAAACCATCATCATAAAAAAATCCAAATTCATCGGCTACGCGATGCCCGTAACGTCTGAAGAAGAGGCGGTCGCGTTCATTGAAGAGATCCGCAAAAAACATTGGGACGCCACACACAACTGCTACGCCTACCAAATCGGCTACCATGACGAGATCCAGAAGTCGAGCGATGACGGCGAGCCGTCCGGGACGGCAGGCAAGCCTATCCTCGAAGTGATCAAAAAAGAACGTTTGAAAAACGTGGTCGTCGTGGTGACCCGCTATTTCGGCGGGATCATGCTCGGAGCGGGCGGACTCGTACGCGCCTACGGGCAAACGGCAGCCTCGGGACTCAAGGCCGCCGGCATCGTCACGCGCCTCTTATGTAACCAAGTGCATATTTCAATCGACTATACGTGGCTCGGAAAAGTGGAACATGAGATGCGCGCCCATCAATTTCTCATCCATCACATCGACTATGCGGAGCGGGTACATGTGACCGCATGGGTGCCTGTTGACGATACGGACCGCTTAGTCAATCTTCTTACAAACGCCACAAGCGGGCGTGCGGAAATTACAATCGGGGATTCCCTCTACGCTTCGGTTGACGAGAACGGACAGTTGGTTCACTAACCGTTCCCGTCTTTTCTTTTTTCCGAAGTTCCAGTTCGTCAAGAGGTGTTCATAGCCGAACATCCTCGCGTGATAAAACATCTCTATGATGCGCGCTCTGCATAACTGTTCCTCCACATAACGTGCGCTTTGCATACAATGGATCTGTCGTCCGTTTGTTAGGAGGATGGCCGAACCGCCACTCCCTGTCTGAACAACCTCCTCAATCTGCTGATAAACCACGTATCCCGTCGCCGAGTCGGATGCCACGCGCGGCGTGCGGCATTTGCAAGGGATGAATAGTATCTTCGGCGATAACGGAAGAGGCACATGCTTCTTCCTGCTGATAATGTCACCGTAACACCTGCGCAACGAAGTCAGGTTGCTTCCTGTAAATGTGGCAATATGCTCCATCACATGTTGGATCGGACGACGATCATATTTGCTCGTCCCATCATTCAGAATGACTTCTGTCACATCTCCGTAACCATCCATGTACAAAGGTATGCATCCTGCAAGTTTCCCCCAGTATTCTTCGACATCCAAAACACGTGGAATCGGGACGATACCTTCCATCACCAGCATACCCCTCATTTCCTCCTATGGAAAATTAATACTTTTTATTCAATTGTATAGGATAATGAAGGGATTTTCAATCAGATTTGTTAATCAATTCATTTTCTTTAAAAAACAGGACCGCTTCAGCCTTGGATCACATCCGTTAAATCCATTGACGACGGCGATTCCCTTTTCGACGCTTGTCCCATTTCCTCGTACCCTGAGGGTGACGCGCGTACACTGATTTCACGGGCCGGCCCTGAAAGGGGAACTTATGAAACAAGCGAACATCCAATCGCGGGAAGACTTGCAAGAAACGATTCGCATGGCGCAAACGGGAGATCCGCAGGCGATGATCCACCTGCTGGAACAGTTTGAGCCACTGGTGCAACGAGCCGTCGCCATCCGCTATCCGAAGAAACAAGAGCGCGAAGATTTGCTTCAGGAGGCGTATGTGGCGCTCATTCGTGCGATCCAACTGTACAATCACGGGGAGGTCAGCTTCCCTCATTACGCCAAACAGATTGTATACGGCGCCACATGGAGTGCCACGCGCAGGAACTCCCGAATTCGGGGGAAAGAAACTCCCGACGGCACGCGCAATGAGGACGGGGAGACGTTAAGCATCTTTGACCGCATTCCCGATGAGCAAGCCGCTGCCGCCTACATGGAGCCGGAACTGGAAAGCTATCTGATGACCCTCTCTCCACGGGAACGGATGGTAGTCGTCGAGGTCGTGTTCGGAGGCATGCGCATGGCGGATCTCGCACGACGGGAAGGCGTATCTCTCGATACGGTCAAAGTGTGGAAAAAACGGGCGTTCGCGAAAATTCGTAAGAGCGTAGAGAAGGATTTATAAGTAGCCATCCATTCGGGTAGACGGCACACTCAAGGATGAACAGTTTCTTTTTCGGAAAGTGAAGTTTCAGGCAGTCCCAAGAACGGAGTAGCTTTTGGGTGGGTTGTATCGCAAAGCGATGCACCTACCCAAGCACGAATTACGACAACCGATCTCTTCAAACACAAAAAAAGCGCGTACCACATGGTTACGCACATCGATCCCTTTTATTTGATTATCCCATGACTGCCTTTCGAATCTTCCTGACAAATTGAAGATCTTCTTCGTATTCTTTCAGATGAGATACATCTTCTTCTAATCTACGTACATCCGCCGTTAATGCATCCAATCTTGCGTTTATGAGATCTTGTCCATGGCGCACGGAAAGGACAATTTCCTTGATTTCATCTTGGCGCTGTTCCAGGCGATCCATGCGTTGTTCCAGGCTGTCCATGCGCATTTCTATGCTGTCCAAGCGCTGTTCCAAGCGATCCATACGCTTTTCCATACGGTCCATGCGTTGTTCCAGCCGATCGAAACGGTCTTCAAATCCTGACATGCGGTCGTTGATCTTTCTGACTTCTTCTAAAATCAGTTTTAATTCATCCGCCATCCGACGACCCTCCCCCGCGATATAAGATTCATACTACTATGATTGTACCATACGGCTTGTCCGCGTACAGATATAAAGTGTTCTTTAAAATGGACTCAGATCATTTATAGGAATGTCTTTCGTACCAAGCAGTAAAATAGGCACGGTTGACCTCTACGGGTAACCGCGCCTTTCCAATGCAAATGCTGGATCCGTGTATCATATAACCGAGCGCGTATGAACGAACAGCGAATCCTCCATCGCTATTTCAGAGTGAGGCATTCACCGGCTCTCTTGTTTCTGCAGGGCGAACATCAGCTCCCCTTCGCAGACCAATTTGTCGCCGACATACGCCTTGCCTTGGCCTTTGCCGATGGAACCTTTGGATTTGATGATTTCCACTTCCAAGCGCAACGTATCCCCTGGACGCACCTGCTCGCGGAAACGCACGCCGTCGATCCCCGCGAAAAATGCCAGGCGCCCGCGGTTCTCTTCCATGGAGAGGAGCGCTACACCGCCGACTTGCGCCAGGGCTTCAACGATCAGTACACCTGGCATCACCGGGTAGCCCGGGAAATGCCCCTGAAAAAACGGCTCATTCATCGTGACATTCTTGATGCCAACCGCCCGTTTCCCCACTTCCAGTTCGACGATGCGATCCACCAGCAAAAAAGGATAGCGATGGGGGATGATCGACTGAATCTCATCGATGTTCAGCAAGGGATATCCTCCTTTGCATATAGCATTTCATTCCAGTATAGCACACCCTTGTCCCAGACAAAATACAAATACCTTCTCGGGGTAAGCTCGAGAAGTTCATATAAAAAGCACCTATAGCCACGCGGCGGGTGGCAGGGTGCTTTTTATCCGTTCTTTCACAATAATGTGCGGTTGTTCAGTTTGACAAACTGGCCGAGGTAGACGAAACTTGTGACCAGCGACAAGAGAATCGTGCACCACAATAAAGAATCGGCCAGCGGTAATTGAAACATGATTGCCACCAGGGATATGTAATAAAAAACGGTCGTCGTTTTGCCCCAGATCGTGGCAGGAACCGTTTTCTTGCCGCGCAAGTGAAAGACTCCAGACACGACGATCATCGCGACATCGCGGGTGATCAGCAGGGCGGCGGCAAGCCAGGAGATTCTTCCGGAGATAATAAATGAGAGAATGACTGCCAACATCGTCAGTTTATCCGCCAAAGGATCCAGCATGATGCCGAGTTCCGTGACAAGCTTGTATTTGCGGGCGAGATATCCGTCCAAGATATCGGTCAATCCGGCGAAGAGCAAAACGGTGAGCGCCCATATCATGTTGTAAGGACTATCCGAGAAGAACGCAAGGAAGTAAACGGGAATCAAAGCAAATCGAATCAGAGTTAACAGGTTCGGAAGATTCACAATGGGCCCTCCTTACGTCTAAACAGGGTTTATTATATCAGATTCGCTCCCGATTACAAAACGGTATGGAGTCTACAAAAAATCCCGCGGCCTAGCCGCAGGACTTTGCTCTTATGCACGCATGCTGTTCGCCATCCCCATCATCTGATCTTCCGTCTCGACGGCGCGCGCATTGAGTTGGTATACCCGTTGCGCTTTGATGAGATCGGTCATTTCATGAACGAGATCGACGTTGGACTGTTCGAGAAATCCTTGACGGATCGCGCCTTCGTTCCCATGGATGCCGCTCCCGTTTCGATTCGCCGCTACCACAGCCACGTTCCCCGCGACTGTAGGAACGAACAATCCGTCTCCCATCGGCTGGAAGATCCCTTCAGGCGCCATCAGTTCCTCTTGGGCTCCCGTATTTCGTACGGGAACGAAAATGCCGATCTGATGAGGCTCTGTCAATCCGGGATGACGGATCGTCCCGTCCGCCTCAATGGCCGCTCTCCCTATGGACGGT contains the following coding sequences:
- a CDS encoding glycosyltransferase — encoded protein: MRILYIIGGGEFGGAEQHLLSLVKSLDPTQYKPHVAVFYDAEFAARVREYHVPVTVLGPGKSYLILSGLTEVRRLIRTFRPEIIHTHGVRANLVGRIANRLEGTPCKLITTVHSVLALDYPVAWKRWLFGRLEEWTGRYVDHFILVSHAMEREFRKTVASDRISVIHNAIELPSVRPSRAKHSTLRDELNLSQDTVLVGTVARMHPVKGHIYLIQAIRELVKQWPDVHYVWIGGGELREDLEKQVQQAGLQNVIHFLGVRKDVPDLLPQLDLFVLPSISEGLSVAILEAMAAGVPVITTAVGGSPEIVTHQVDGILVPAQAPAALAEAIRDALSHPERMKKMGLAGQEKVYREFSTERLLAQTTAVYQQICRK
- a CDS encoding YigZ family protein, whose protein sequence is MIPSYRTIHGYGEETIIIKKSKFIGYAMPVTSEEEAVAFIEEIRKKHWDATHNCYAYQIGYHDEIQKSSDDGEPSGTAGKPILEVIKKERLKNVVVVVTRYFGGIMLGAGGLVRAYGQTAASGLKAAGIVTRLLCNQVHISIDYTWLGKVEHEMRAHQFLIHHIDYAERVHVTAWVPVDDTDRLVNLLTNATSGRAEITIGDSLYASVDENGQLVH
- a CDS encoding competence protein ComK, whose translation is MLVMEGIVPIPRVLDVEEYWGKLAGCIPLYMDGYGDVTEVILNDGTSKYDRRPIQHVMEHIATFTGSNLTSLRRCYGDIISRKKHVPLPLSPKILFIPCKCRTPRVASDSATGYVVYQQIEEVVQTGSGGSAILLTNGRQIHCMQSARYVEEQLCRARIIEMFYHARMFGYEHLLTNWNFGKKKRRERLVNQLSVLVNRSVEGIPDCNFRTPACGVCKKID
- a CDS encoding RNA polymerase sigma factor; its protein translation is MKQANIQSREDLQETIRMAQTGDPQAMIHLLEQFEPLVQRAVAIRYPKKQEREDLLQEAYVALIRAIQLYNHGEVSFPHYAKQIVYGATWSATRRNSRIRGKETPDGTRNEDGETLSIFDRIPDEQAAAAYMEPELESYLMTLSPRERMVVVEVVFGGMRMADLARREGVSLDTVKVWKKRAFAKIRKSVEKDL
- the fabZ gene encoding 3-hydroxyacyl-ACP dehydratase FabZ, yielding MLNIDEIQSIIPHRYPFLLVDRIVELEVGKRAVGIKNVTMNEPFFQGHFPGYPVMPGVLIVEALAQVGGVALLSMEENRGRLAFFAGIDGVRFREQVRPGDTLRLEVEIIKSKGSIGKGQGKAYVGDKLVCEGELMFALQKQESR
- the pgsA gene encoding CDP-diacylglycerol--glycerol-3-phosphate 3-phosphatidyltransferase, which translates into the protein MNLPNLLTLIRFALIPVYFLAFFSDSPYNMIWALTVLLFAGLTDILDGYLARKYKLVTELGIMLDPLADKLTMLAVILSFIISGRISWLAAALLITRDVAMIVVSGVFHLRGKKTVPATIWGKTTTVFYYISLVAIMFQLPLADSLLWCTILLSLVTSFVYLGQFVKLNNRTLL